ACTTATTTCGCACGACTCTCAATAAGTCTCTGACACAGCTACCGTCATAGGGCATACGTCTGTGTTGATGTAGGTTGTCCATAACATCTTTATCTATTTTCTCATCCCAACTCCCATCAAAAACCGATTGCACAATGTTCTCCAATGCATTTAGAAGATCTAAATTGCCTTTCCTAGCTTCCAATTCTACTTCATCGTTGATGTCATGAAGAAAGGTCAATCTCATCTTTGAACTCCAAAAAAATGGATGGTGAAGCACCTCCGATGTCTTTGGCCTGCTAGTCATAGAAAGTAATTTACCATTGACCAAACATgctcaaaaaaatcaattatacgAACGATACTAAAGTGGGCTGACTTCTTGAGTTCAAAAGCATCGAAAATTTGGCATTCTTGCAATCTTTAAAACAATGAAAACTGCATTAACTCAATGAAAGAGTAAGCAAAATGTCTGAAAACTTCCATGCACTTCACAACTCACGAGTCCGGGATGAAGGGAATTGTTTGACTACAACAAGAACTCAGGAATTATTTACTCCAGGTACCTTAAATTAGAAATCTAATCATCCAGTCCTGAGGATTCTTATTTCATATTGAGCGTCATATGCTAAACCCTCGGAATCTTCGCATGAAATCCTCTTCAGTGTATGAATAGCAAATATAATACTGCGTTAAGAATGATtggaatttatttattcatggGTGGGTAACAAACTTATCTCCCTAATAACTAGGCCTCCCACAATGATCATCTCCATTTGAATATCACAATTGTCAAAGGCATTTAGGCTATCACATGGTCAACCTTTTCTCCAGCTACTGTTGTCGATTGCCAAAAGAAATGAGTGGGATCTACACTTTGTTTGCTCATTAAGTAGAGCCCCACCAGCAGGACAGATATTTAAGCCGTGTTGGACGAATTTGAGGCCACCTTTAGTACTTGTGAGATTAAGTGATGTTGGAATTCAGTCAACTAGCAATGACTATAAAAATCTATCAAATGTCAGAAGGAAAATGGTGGTGATGCAAATTAAGGATGACAATACACTCACCTCAATTTGGGATCTTGGTTTAGTAAACACGAAAACAGATCATGAGCTTCTGGTATGTCCACAAAGGAGAGGTCCATTTTGTTGCAAACAATGTTGTGGTCACGTTCTAGATtttcaccaaatggatgtctTCCACGAGTGAAGCAAAAGCACAAGACACAACCTAAACTAAACGCATCCATTGCCGGCGTTTTGGCGCCCACCATGAAGCAGCAGTTCAGGTGCTCGCCATCCTGAGGTTCCACAACCTACAAGACAGACATCTTAGATCAATAGAACAATCCTCATCACAAGCAGCAGTTCAGGTGCTTTGAAGCTTTTCTCTCACACACTCAGTCATCATTGCCTCCAACCGTCATCTCACTGCAGCCACCTTCGTTGCCGCCATCTCACCACCGTCTCACCTCGTCGCCCTCTCCCGCCGTCGTACCCGCCAAGTTTGCACCACTCAGTTGATGTCTCTTCTCGCCACGACCGCCCTCAATCCCAACTGCCATCGCCTTAGACAGCCTATTCTAGCTTTGTCACATGCAGCACCAAGCAAATCTAGGATCGACCTCGAGCACCAACAAGCCAGGATGGACCCGAGGGCAAGGATCAGGCACTAACGAACCGAAGTTTGAGACTGGTGCTCGATTTGAGCCCCGAATTTTGTGTTACTATACTAATTGCGATTTCATTGCTAGCGTCATCGCTTAAAGGAAAATCTATCCATGGATATCTGGTAAAACTGGAAATTTTGTGGGATCCTCAAGTAGAGAACAGATGATCCGTATGTTCGACTATGCTCAGCATTCTGGTTTGGTTGAGGAAGGCCTGAAActtttggatttccttctggaCGCTTGGACAATGTGATTCCGAGAAAGAGAGACGACAAAGCAAGAGAGGATggatgacgggtgcgatcaagAAGGTCAGTGCAAAGTGAGAGGTGCGAGGTAGATAAGAGAGACGAGTGAGGGACTGAGCAAGTTTATGATGACGGCATCAGGGGATGTTCCAGACGGCGGAGGTGGTCGTGGTAGGTCTGGACAGCAATAATATACAGTTTTCACGACTatgataattaatttttttccaaacctcaacaaattgattttttgttttttttttttgttttcgtttaatttagttttatcCATGTATATCCGGACATCACCAAACGATGCATAAGATATTTCAAATTCTACCCTATATTTATCCTATTTGACCTTATCATATAAAGAACTTACTCTCTTTGACTATTAATGTAGCTTTTGATTACTGGGTCCTAAATTAGATTGGATAGCTCGATAGAAAATTAAATGAGTGATTGTGAGAAAGGCTGAAGATAGTTTCTATAGAGACTTGATTACGGCGGATCATTACAAACATTTGGGAAtgtcgtaattttttttttaaaaaacaaatcaaatttataATGTTAAGTTATTATAATGGAACGTGtaacttttggaaattattctatttaagaaaattgaaaatttaggactttttgttCTTAATTAAGATTAACCATCGTAAACCTTCTAAAAGTTGTCATAATTGAAAATATGTGATTATGACTATTGTCATTATTTACTTACCAACTGCTAAAATCCTCTGTAGACcgttgaaattgaaatgaaaattcaaatttacaaTGTTTTGTCCTTATTTTATGAAGAATTATGATACCCATTTGTAAACATCGTAATTTAAACAATCCGAACatgtttgaccaaaaaaaataaatcctaATATGATGTTTTGCGCTTGGTTACAATTAAACATAATGTAAATAGTTatacttaaaaaaaatctaagtttacgattttttttcttgattacgATGGATCGTGGTTAACACTTGTAAGCCATcgtaattagaaaaatcaaaatttactaagttttttttttatcagaaatatTTCTAAACCGTtgttattttgaagaaaaatgcaaatttacGATTTTTGCTCGTGGTTACGCCATAATCATCATAATTTTTCTCGAATTgtcataatttaaaaatatcacaaATGTACGACACTTTGTTTATTATTAACACGGACTATTGTAAACCTTTATAAATAGTCGTAATTTTAGAATATCCATATTTATGGCATTTTGTTCTCGATTATGGCAGATCATAGTAACTCTCTACAAACCGctgtaattgaaaaaaaaaaatccatattcaCGAAGTTTTGGTCTTAGATATTACAGACCATCATAAACCT
This genomic stretch from Eucalyptus grandis isolate ANBG69807.140 chromosome 3, ASM1654582v1, whole genome shotgun sequence harbors:
- the LOC120292233 gene encoding serine/threonine-protein kinase/endoribonuclease IRE1a-like isoform X1 → MDAFSLGCVLCFCFTRGRHPFGENLERDHNIVCNKMDLSFVDIPEAHDLFSCLLNQDPKLSRPKTSEVLHHPFFWSSKMRLTFLHDINDEVELEARKGNLDLLNALENIVQSVFDGSWDEKIDKDVMDNLHQHRRMPYDGSCVRDLLRVVRNKFNHLRHAPEKVKVIHGSDPTGLDAYFAKRFSRLLIESYKVVSQSCKKEKLLVGVLSK
- the LOC120292233 gene encoding serine/threonine-protein kinase/endoribonuclease IRE1a-like isoform X2 is translated as MDAFSLGCVLCFCFTRGRHPFGENLERDHNIVCNKMDLSFVDIPEAHDLFSCLLNQDPKLRPKTSEVLHHPFFWSSKMRLTFLHDINDEVELEARKGNLDLLNALENIVQSVFDGSWDEKIDKDVMDNLHQHRRMPYDGSCVRDLLRVVRNKFNHLRHAPEKVKVIHGSDPTGLDAYFAKRFSRLLIESYKVVSQSCKKEKLLVGVLSK